A window of Parasynechococcus marenigrum WH 8102 contains these coding sequences:
- the ald gene encoding alanine dehydrogenase: MAASVLTAPMASIGVPREIKADEQRVALTPDAVRELISQGLEVRVEAGAGAGAGIGDEAFAAAGAQLVSREDAWGAHLVVKVKEPQSEEFGFLRDDMVLFTYLHLAAYPQVGEALLEAGTAAIAYETVQLENGSLPLLAPMSEIAGRLAAQVGAHLLEKPHGGRGVLMGGCTGVQPARVVVLGAGTVGWNAARTAAAMDAEVLLLDRSPQRLRSLEADRRGRLMSVVSSRGLLERLVPTADLVIGAVLTPGGRAPTLVDEAMVQQMRPGSVIVDVAIDQGGCIATSRETTHTDPTVTIHGVQHYAVGNMPGAVPFTSTEALVSVTLPYILGIAGRGLEEAVTERPELLSGLNTVQGSVCHPGVAKALGVAPRHPMACLR; the protein is encoded by the coding sequence ATGGCAGCCTCCGTCCTGACGGCCCCGATGGCCAGCATCGGCGTGCCCAGGGAAATCAAGGCCGATGAGCAACGGGTGGCCCTCACCCCCGATGCCGTACGGGAACTGATCAGCCAGGGGCTGGAGGTGCGGGTCGAGGCCGGGGCCGGGGCGGGAGCCGGCATCGGCGATGAGGCCTTCGCCGCAGCCGGAGCCCAGCTGGTGAGCCGTGAGGACGCCTGGGGCGCCCATCTGGTGGTGAAGGTGAAGGAGCCGCAGAGCGAGGAGTTCGGCTTCCTGCGGGACGACATGGTGCTGTTCACCTACCTGCACCTGGCCGCCTATCCCCAGGTGGGCGAGGCCTTGCTGGAGGCCGGCACCGCTGCCATTGCCTACGAAACCGTGCAGCTGGAAAACGGCAGCCTGCCGTTGCTGGCGCCGATGAGCGAAATCGCCGGGCGGCTGGCGGCCCAGGTGGGGGCCCACCTGCTGGAGAAACCCCATGGCGGACGCGGCGTGCTGATGGGGGGCTGCACCGGCGTGCAGCCGGCCCGGGTGGTGGTGCTGGGGGCCGGCACGGTGGGCTGGAACGCCGCCAGAACCGCGGCGGCCATGGATGCGGAAGTGCTGCTGCTGGACCGTTCACCCCAGCGACTGCGCAGCCTGGAGGCGGATCGTCGCGGTCGGCTGATGAGCGTGGTGAGCAGCCGTGGTCTGCTAGAGCGCCTGGTGCCCACGGCGGATCTGGTGATCGGCGCCGTGCTGACCCCTGGCGGCCGAGCCCCGACCCTGGTGGATGAGGCGATGGTGCAGCAGATGCGTCCGGGCTCGGTGATCGTCGATGTGGCGATCGACCAGGGGGGCTGCATCGCCACCAGCCGCGAAACCACCCACACCGACCCCACGGTGACGATTCACGGTGTGCAGCACTACGCCGTGGGCAACATGCCCGGGGCGGTGCCGTTCACCTCCACGGAAGCGCTGGTCAGCGTCACCTTGCCTTACATCCTTGGCATCGCCGGCCGAGGCCTGGAGGAAGCCGTCACCGAACGGCCGGAACTGCTCTCCGGTCTCAACACGGTGCAGGGATCCGTGTGCCATCCAGGGGTCGCCAAGGCCTTGGGAGTAGCGCCCCGGCACCCGATGGCCTGCCTGCGCTGA
- a CDS encoding YchJ family protein — MPGGFAQDSGPCPCGGGEYSRCCGPLHRQERRAETAEQLMRSRYSAFAKGEVDYLLQTHEPTESRRALRQACRQTRWLGLSILAVDGGGAADLEGTVRFEARHREGVLVETSLFQRRGGTLAGEWFYVRAIELNS, encoded by the coding sequence ATGCCCGGTGGCTTTGCTCAGGATTCAGGACCCTGCCCCTGTGGCGGCGGCGAGTACAGCCGTTGTTGCGGACCGTTGCACCGGCAGGAGCGGCGGGCGGAAACCGCCGAACAGTTGATGCGTTCCCGCTATTCGGCCTTCGCCAAAGGCGAGGTGGACTACCTGCTGCAGACCCATGAGCCGACGGAATCGCGCCGGGCCCTGCGTCAGGCCTGCCGTCAGACCCGCTGGCTGGGGCTGTCGATCCTGGCGGTTGATGGTGGTGGCGCGGCTGATCTTGAGGGAACCGTTCGCTTTGAAGCCCGTCACCGCGAGGGGGTGCTGGTGGAGACGTCGCTGTTCCAGCGCCGTGGTGGCACGCTCGCCGGAGAGTGGTTCTACGTCCGGGCCATCGAACTGAATTCCTGA
- a CDS encoding NAD+ synthase, with translation MRLALAQLNPVVGDLRGNAERILAAARSASAEGATLLLTPELSLWGYPPRDLLLQPARLALQSAVLDGLVEQLDGLCSLLVGVALPCDDDRAPGLYNGIALVDQGGWRGVARKQLLPSYDVFDERRYFRPGDGPCLLTLEEGERLGLTICEDLWVEDALQRERLAGPDPIAALVEAKPDLLINLAASPFDPSKPALRRQLAGQAARRLNCPVVYLNQVGGNDELVFDGSSLVVAPDGSTLLELPACREAVQVWDSSGPQQATAPLSQTPCREELLLRALVLGVRDYAGKCGFQRALLGLSGGIDSALVAVIAAAALGPENISALLMPSPWSSSGSINDATALANRLNIKTHTLPIQGLMQGFDTSLTPALGQQPQGVTAENLQSRIRGTLLMAVANQQGQLLLTTGNKSELAVGYCTLYGDMNGGLAVIGDLYKTSVFALCDWIDSPEARNCREDLGLPQQGELVGEAIRRKPPSAELRPDQKDSDSLPDYSELDPLLKGLIQERTTPQALVAAGHDIPLVERVQRLLQRAEFKRRQAAPLLKVSPQAFGSGWRLPIAAGGLCSAGPD, from the coding sequence ATGCGCCTGGCCCTGGCCCAGCTGAATCCTGTGGTGGGCGACCTGCGGGGCAACGCCGAACGAATCCTGGCGGCCGCCCGTAGCGCCAGCGCCGAAGGGGCGACGCTGCTGCTGACGCCGGAGCTTTCGCTCTGGGGCTATCCCCCCCGGGACCTGCTGCTGCAACCGGCGCGGCTGGCCCTGCAGAGCGCTGTGCTCGATGGGTTGGTCGAGCAGCTCGATGGGCTGTGCTCCCTGCTGGTGGGGGTGGCCCTCCCCTGCGACGACGATCGCGCCCCGGGCCTATACAACGGAATCGCCCTGGTGGACCAGGGGGGTTGGCGGGGGGTCGCCCGCAAACAGCTGCTGCCCAGTTACGACGTCTTTGATGAGCGGCGCTACTTCCGCCCCGGCGACGGCCCCTGCCTGCTGACCCTGGAGGAAGGAGAACGGCTGGGGCTCACCATCTGCGAAGACCTCTGGGTAGAGGATGCGCTGCAACGGGAGCGGCTGGCGGGACCGGACCCGATCGCCGCCCTGGTGGAGGCAAAACCCGATCTGCTGATCAATCTGGCGGCCTCGCCTTTTGACCCCAGCAAACCGGCCCTGCGGCGCCAACTGGCCGGCCAGGCGGCCCGACGTTTGAACTGCCCGGTGGTGTACCTCAACCAGGTGGGCGGCAACGACGAACTGGTGTTCGACGGCAGCAGCCTGGTGGTCGCCCCGGATGGCAGCACCCTGCTGGAGCTGCCGGCCTGCCGGGAGGCCGTTCAGGTGTGGGACAGCAGTGGTCCGCAACAAGCGACGGCTCCTCTATCGCAGACGCCTTGCCGCGAGGAGCTGTTGCTGCGGGCACTGGTGCTGGGGGTACGCGACTACGCCGGCAAATGCGGCTTTCAGCGGGCACTCCTGGGGCTCAGCGGCGGCATCGACTCGGCGCTGGTGGCGGTGATCGCCGCGGCCGCCCTCGGCCCCGAGAACATCTCCGCCCTGCTGATGCCCTCCCCCTGGAGCTCATCAGGATCGATCAACGATGCCACCGCCTTGGCCAATCGCCTGAACATCAAGACCCACACGCTGCCGATTCAGGGGCTGATGCAGGGGTTCGATACCTCGCTCACGCCGGCCCTGGGCCAGCAACCGCAGGGGGTCACCGCTGAGAACCTGCAGTCCCGCATCCGCGGCACGTTGCTGATGGCCGTGGCCAACCAGCAGGGCCAGCTGCTCTTGACCACCGGCAACAAATCCGAGCTGGCGGTGGGGTATTGCACCCTCTACGGCGACATGAACGGCGGTCTGGCGGTGATCGGCGATCTGTACAAAACCAGCGTCTTCGCCCTCTGCGACTGGATCGACAGCCCAGAAGCCAGGAACTGCCGGGAGGATCTGGGGCTGCCGCAGCAGGGGGAATTGGTAGGGGAAGCGATCCGCCGCAAACCCCCCAGCGCTGAACTGCGGCCAGACCAGAAGGACAGCGACTCCCTGCCGGACTACAGCGAGCTGGATCCCCTGCTGAAAGGGTTGATCCAGGAGCGGACCACGCCACAGGCGCTTGTGGCCGCCGGCCATGACATCCCCCTGGTGGAGCGGGTGCAGCGGCTGCTGCAGCGGGCGGAATTCAAACGGCGGCAGGCGGCACCCCTGCTGAAGGTGAGCCCCCAGGCCTTCGGCAGTGGCTGGCGTTTACCGATCGCCGCTGGCGGACTCTGTTCTGCCGGGCCAGATTGA